The Alphaproteobacteria bacterium genome contains a region encoding:
- a CDS encoding SDR family NAD(P)-dependent oxidoreductase, translating into MARLAGRVALITGGAWGIGRAAAQVFAREGAKVAIADIDEAAGAALARDLGAGALFVPTDVTDEASVKAAVAEIEKKFGRLDTLFNCAGGSVSEDAPLGKVDVATVWDKTMRLDLLGTINCCHHGIPAMVRAGGGAVVNMSSGAALRGASPAHIYTAAKGGIVSLTRALAGTYAEDNVRVNAICAGRILTERILARYGAPDAPKPAEDQQADARVKEYPFWVGNPEDIANVALFLASDESRMITGAAIPADGGRSAY; encoded by the coding sequence GTGGCACGCCTCGCCGGCCGCGTCGCGCTGATCACGGGCGGCGCATGGGGCATAGGTCGCGCGGCGGCGCAAGTGTTCGCGCGCGAGGGCGCGAAGGTCGCAATCGCGGATATCGACGAGGCGGCGGGCGCGGCGCTGGCGCGCGATCTCGGCGCTGGCGCTCTTTTCGTTCCCACCGATGTGACCGACGAGGCAAGCGTGAAAGCGGCAGTCGCTGAGATCGAGAAGAAATTCGGCAGACTCGACACTCTGTTCAACTGCGCGGGCGGCTCGGTCAGCGAGGATGCGCCGCTCGGCAAGGTCGATGTCGCGACAGTCTGGGACAAGACCATGCGGCTCGACCTGCTCGGCACCATCAATTGCTGCCATCACGGCATTCCGGCGATGGTGCGGGCCGGGGGCGGCGCGGTGGTGAACATGTCGTCGGGCGCAGCGCTGCGCGGTGCGAGCCCGGCGCACATCTACACGGCTGCGAAAGGCGGTATCGTCTCGCTGACGCGTGCGCTGGCCGGCACCTACGCGGAAGATAATGTGCGGGTGAATGCGATCTGCGCCGGGCGCATTCTCACTGAGCGCATCCTCGCGCGCTACGGCGCGCCGGATGCGCCGAAGCCCGCGGAGGATCAGCAGGCCGACGCGCGCGTGAAGGAATACCCGTTCTGGGTCGGCAACCCGGAAGACATCGCCAACGTCGCGCTGTTCCTCGCTTCAGACGAGTCGCGCATGATCACCGGCGCGGCGATCCCGGCGGATGGCGGGCGCTCGGCGTATTAG
- a CDS encoding tripartite tricarboxylate transporter substrate binding protein, whose protein sequence is MRRLIAFFALLVLCMAVPQVRAQNYPNRPIRLVVPFGAGGGTDNLARIIEPLVSKALGVPLVIENRPGGGSSIGMDQVAKAAPDGTTLVMTDTSIAVNPSLKPLPYDTINDFAPVSLLATAPVILVAHPSVPAKTLAEFVALAKQKPGELNYASGGIGASTHLGGELLKFVAGIEVRHVPYKGTGPAMNDLIGGHVQVMFSGISSARPFMDAGTLRALAVTGEARNAAVPDVPTFAEAGLPGVTASTYWGVLAPKGTPQEIVERLSAEFAKAVRDPEVVKRIGDLGYLPIGGGPADYAANIKSEIAKWAPVIKAANIKAE, encoded by the coding sequence ATGAGAAGGCTGATTGCGTTTTTTGCATTGCTCGTGCTCTGCATGGCGGTGCCGCAAGTGCGTGCGCAGAACTACCCGAACCGCCCGATCCGCCTGGTGGTGCCCTTCGGTGCGGGCGGCGGCACCGACAATCTCGCCCGCATCATCGAGCCGCTGGTGAGCAAGGCGCTTGGGGTACCGCTGGTGATCGAGAACCGGCCGGGCGGAGGCAGCAGCATCGGCATGGACCAGGTCGCGAAGGCGGCGCCCGACGGCACCACGCTGGTGATGACGGATACGTCGATCGCCGTGAACCCGAGCCTGAAGCCGCTGCCCTACGACACCATCAACGATTTCGCGCCGGTGAGCCTGCTCGCGACCGCCCCGGTGATCCTGGTGGCGCACCCGTCGGTGCCGGCGAAGACGCTGGCCGAATTCGTCGCGCTCGCGAAACAAAAGCCCGGCGAGCTCAACTATGCGTCAGGCGGGATCGGCGCTTCGACCCATCTCGGCGGAGAACTACTGAAGTTCGTCGCCGGCATCGAGGTGAGGCACGTACCCTACAAGGGCACAGGCCCGGCGATGAACGATCTCATCGGCGGGCATGTGCAGGTGATGTTCTCCGGTATTTCCTCGGCGCGGCCGTTCATGGACGCCGGCACGCTGCGCGCGCTTGCGGTGACGGGCGAGGCGCGCAATGCCGCGGTGCCGGACGTGCCGACCTTCGCGGAGGCCGGGCTTCCGGGCGTGACGGCCTCAACTTATTGGGGCGTGCTCGCGCCCAAAGGCACGCCGCAGGAGATCGTGGAGCGCCTGAGCGCCGAGTTTGCCAAGGCCGTGCGCGACCCGGAGGTGGTGAAGCGCATCGGCGATCTCGGCTACCTGCCGATCGGCGGCGGCCCGGCCGACTATGCGGCCAACATCAAGTCCGAGATCGCGAAGTGGGCGCCCGTGATCAAGGCCGCCAACATCAAGGCCGAGTAG
- a CDS encoding serine hydrolase domain-containing protein, whose translation MRAVKASALSFVLVFALAATVAAQNLPIAKPADVGLSAERLDRITQWMNAEVSKGTIPGAITLIVRNGKVAYFEAVGTLNPETKAPMTKDAIFRIYSMSKPITSVAVMMLAEQGKITLEEPIAKYIPAFKDMKVGVETKGEDGKPKLDLVDAKKPITIQDLLRHTSGITYGFFGDMLVKKAYVDADVFKGDFTNAEFAERIAKLPLAFPPGTTWDYSHSTDILGRLVEVVSGKSLYQFEKENILDPLGMTDTSFYVTDPAKHSRIAEPFKDDRKIGAGIDFNDPRVAEKWESGGGGMVGTVADYARFLTMLTNGGTLDGKRYLGPKTLAYMTSDHTAGVITPGPYYLPGPGYGFGLGFGVRKEAGVASTPGSVGDYSWGGAGGTYFWVDPKENMFVVYGMQSPRNRVPFRLVLRDLVYAAIDKPAPRATD comes from the coding sequence ATGCGCGCAGTGAAGGCCTCGGCCCTTTCGTTCGTTCTCGTTTTTGCGCTGGCCGCAACGGTCGCGGCGCAGAACCTGCCCATCGCAAAGCCGGCCGACGTCGGTCTTTCGGCCGAGCGGCTCGACCGCATCACGCAATGGATGAACGCGGAGGTGAGCAAGGGGACCATTCCCGGCGCCATCACGCTGATCGTGCGCAACGGCAAGGTCGCCTATTTCGAGGCAGTCGGCACGCTCAATCCCGAGACCAAGGCGCCGATGACCAAGGACGCGATCTTCCGCATCTACTCGATGAGCAAGCCGATCACCTCGGTCGCCGTGATGATGCTGGCCGAGCAAGGCAAGATCACACTCGAGGAGCCGATCGCCAAATACATTCCGGCGTTCAAGGACATGAAGGTCGGAGTGGAAACGAAAGGCGAAGACGGCAAGCCGAAACTCGACCTGGTCGATGCCAAGAAGCCGATCACCATCCAGGATCTGCTGCGCCACACCTCGGGCATCACCTACGGATTCTTCGGCGACATGCTGGTGAAGAAAGCCTATGTCGATGCCGACGTGTTCAAGGGCGACTTCACCAACGCCGAGTTCGCCGAGCGCATCGCCAAGCTGCCGCTCGCGTTCCCGCCCGGCACAACATGGGATTACAGCCACTCGACGGATATTCTTGGCCGCCTGGTCGAGGTGGTCTCGGGCAAATCCCTCTATCAGTTCGAGAAAGAGAACATCCTCGATCCTCTCGGCATGACCGACACCAGCTTCTACGTGACGGACCCCGCCAAGCATTCGCGCATTGCCGAGCCGTTCAAGGACGACCGCAAGATCGGCGCCGGCATCGACTTCAACGATCCACGCGTGGCCGAGAAATGGGAATCCGGCGGCGGCGGCATGGTCGGCACAGTTGCGGACTATGCGCGCTTCCTGACAATGCTGACCAATGGCGGCACGCTCGACGGCAAGCGCTATCTTGGCCCGAAGACGCTCGCCTACATGACTTCGGACCACACCGCGGGTGTCATCACGCCGGGCCCCTATTACCTGCCCGGTCCCGGCTATGGCTTCGGACTTGGCTTCGGCGTTCGCAAGGAAGCCGGCGTGGCATCTACGCCGGGTTCCGTCGGCGACTACAGCTGGGGCGGCGCCGGCGGCACCTATTTCTGGGTCGACCCCAAGGAGAACATGTTCGTCGTCTACGGGATGCAGTCGCCGCGCAATCGCGTGCCGTTCCGGCTGGTATTGCGCGATCTCGTCTATGCGGCGATCGACAAGCCCGCGCCGCGCGCGACAGACTGA
- a CDS encoding alpha/beta hydrolase produces the protein MQHFRASDGAKLTYTIDDFTDPWLKAPTLLLLHAAMGHSQRYYAWVPKLCRHARVVRMDLRGHGESEVPAAEPPLTMERLVQDTRELLDHLGVASAHIVGNSAGGYIGQQLAMNAPERVASLMLFGSTPGLKNSQALTWIPRVARDGLRKFLADTISDRFPANADPRHVEWFLDEAAKNDTAYIARFVTLMASLEWSDQLHRIKCPTLVVYPGAETVGSTHNYDAMRDRIPDVEVISYAGLPHNICDSVPDRCAEDVLKFLAKRFGK, from the coding sequence GTGCAACATTTCCGCGCGAGCGACGGAGCAAAACTCACCTACACGATCGACGACTTCACCGACCCGTGGCTCAAGGCGCCGACGCTGTTGCTGCTGCACGCCGCGATGGGCCATTCGCAGCGCTATTACGCCTGGGTGCCGAAGCTCTGCCGGCACGCTCGCGTGGTGCGCATGGACCTGCGCGGGCACGGCGAGTCGGAAGTCCCTGCCGCCGAGCCTCCGCTGACGATGGAGCGGCTGGTGCAGGACACGCGCGAGCTGCTCGACCATCTCGGCGTTGCGAGCGCGCACATCGTGGGAAATTCTGCCGGCGGCTACATCGGCCAGCAGCTTGCGATGAACGCGCCGGAGCGCGTCGCGAGCCTGATGCTGTTCGGCTCGACGCCGGGCCTGAAGAACAGCCAGGCGCTCACCTGGATCCCGCGCGTCGCCAGGGATGGCTTGCGCAAGTTCCTCGCCGACACGATCTCGGACCGGTTTCCCGCGAATGCCGACCCGCGCCATGTCGAATGGTTCCTCGACGAGGCGGCCAAGAACGACACCGCCTACATCGCGCGCTTCGTGACGCTGATGGCGTCGCTCGAATGGTCGGATCAGTTGCACCGGATCAAGTGTCCGACGCTGGTCGTCTATCCGGGCGCCGAAACGGTCGGCTCGACGCATAATTACGACGCGATGCGCGACCGCATCCCCGACGTCGAGGTGATCTCCTACGCGGGCCTGCCGCACAATATCTGCGACAGTGTGCCCGACCGCTGCGCGGAGGATGTGCTGAAGTTTCTGGCGAAGCGGTTCGGGAAGTGA
- a CDS encoding ABC transporter substrate-binding protein, which yields MTRRIAGLLCIALVSSLAFRDAAAQAPVLAYVAAKNANPKRLDVFKQGLSELGYLEGKNFHIEYREAVLDHEYDSVVAEFVARKVDIIVAANVAATVAAAKATKTIPIVMLAVFDPVRIGVVQSLERPGTNVTGTTMYAPQLIAERLRILKRIVPGLDRLSMVINGNNRNNAGQLALLRAEAAPLGIEVQALDIRKPDDVDAAFEQARLFRTKAMLNAVDTFINSRRFALAAGAARHRLPFVYTDVEYVQAGGLMAFGPGHYEGYYEAAKYVDRILRGANPAELAIAGPTQFTMSANRSALRALGITLPADLSAKVDEWIE from the coding sequence ATGACACGCAGAATTGCCGGACTGCTTTGTATCGCGCTGGTGTCGTCGCTGGCTTTTCGGGACGCAGCCGCGCAAGCCCCTGTGCTGGCGTACGTCGCCGCCAAGAACGCCAATCCAAAGCGGCTCGACGTCTTCAAGCAAGGGCTGAGCGAGCTTGGCTATCTCGAAGGCAAGAACTTCCACATCGAGTACCGCGAAGCGGTGCTCGACCACGAATACGACAGCGTCGTGGCGGAGTTCGTCGCCCGCAAGGTCGACATCATCGTCGCCGCCAACGTCGCCGCAACGGTTGCGGCGGCGAAAGCGACCAAGACGATTCCGATCGTGATGCTCGCGGTGTTCGATCCGGTGCGCATCGGCGTCGTGCAGAGCCTGGAGCGGCCCGGCACGAACGTGACCGGTACCACGATGTATGCGCCGCAACTCATCGCCGAGCGCCTGCGCATCCTCAAGCGGATCGTGCCCGGTCTCGACAGGCTCTCGATGGTCATCAACGGCAACAACCGCAACAATGCCGGGCAGCTCGCATTGTTGCGTGCGGAAGCCGCGCCGCTCGGAATCGAGGTGCAGGCGCTGGACATCCGCAAGCCGGATGACGTGGACGCGGCCTTCGAACAGGCCCGGCTTTTCCGCACAAAAGCAATGCTGAACGCGGTCGACACGTTCATCAATTCGCGCCGCTTCGCGCTTGCGGCGGGAGCCGCAAGGCACCGACTGCCGTTCGTCTATACCGACGTCGAATATGTGCAGGCCGGCGGCCTGATGGCGTTCGGTCCCGGACACTATGAGGGATACTACGAGGCCGCGAAATATGTTGACCGTATCCTGCGCGGCGCGAATCCCGCCGAGCTTGCGATCGCCGGCCCGACGCAATTCACCATGAGCGCCAATCGAAGCGCGCTGAGGGCGCTTGGCATCACACTGCCCGCCGATCTCTCCGCCAAGGTCGACGAGTGGATCGAGTAG
- a CDS encoding VWA domain-containing protein — protein sequence MFVQFFSVLKQAGVPVTLREYLTLMEAMEADLAGRKVEDFYYLSRSALVKDERNLDKFDRVFGHVFKGLDLIEQALTAEIPEEWLRKISEKYLTEEEKKQIEAMGGLDKLLETLRKRLEEQKGRHQGGKKWIGTGGTSPFGNAGYNPEGIRIGGESKHRRAVKVWDRREFKDLDDQVELGTRNIKIALRRLRKFARTGAPDEFDLDNTVKGTAHKGYLDIHMRPERHNTIKVLALFDIGGSMDWHVKLVEELFSAARVEFKHLVHFYFHNCLYEKVWKENRRRYQETTPTFDVLHKYPHDYKVVIVGDASMSPYEITTAGGSVEHFNEEAGAVWLERVTRTYPACIWLNPVPEEQWDYTYSIRMVRQLMGNRMYPLTLAGLDKAMRELVR from the coding sequence ATGTTCGTCCAATTCTTCTCCGTGCTGAAACAGGCGGGCGTCCCGGTGACGCTGCGCGAATATTTGACCCTGATGGAGGCGATGGAGGCAGACCTCGCCGGCCGCAAGGTCGAGGACTTCTATTATCTCTCTCGCTCCGCGCTGGTGAAGGACGAGCGCAACCTCGACAAGTTCGACCGCGTGTTCGGCCATGTGTTCAAGGGCCTCGACCTGATCGAGCAGGCACTCACCGCCGAAATCCCCGAGGAATGGCTGCGCAAGATTTCCGAGAAATATCTGACGGAGGAAGAGAAGAAGCAGATCGAGGCGATGGGCGGCCTCGACAAGCTGCTGGAGACCTTGCGCAAGCGCCTCGAAGAGCAGAAGGGCCGCCACCAGGGCGGCAAGAAATGGATCGGCACCGGCGGCACCTCGCCGTTCGGCAATGCCGGCTACAATCCGGAAGGCATCCGCATCGGCGGCGAGAGCAAGCACCGCCGCGCCGTGAAGGTGTGGGACCGGCGCGAGTTCAAGGACCTCGACGACCAGGTCGAGCTCGGCACCCGCAACATCAAGATCGCGCTGCGCCGCCTGCGCAAGTTCGCGCGCACCGGCGCGCCCGACGAGTTCGACCTCGACAACACCGTGAAGGGCACCGCGCACAAGGGCTATCTCGACATCCACATGCGGCCCGAGCGGCACAACACCATTAAAGTGCTGGCGCTGTTCGACATCGGCGGCTCGATGGACTGGCACGTGAAGCTGGTGGAGGAGCTGTTCTCGGCCGCGCGCGTGGAGTTCAAGCACCTGGTGCACTTCTACTTCCACAACTGCCTGTACGAGAAAGTCTGGAAGGAAAACCGCCGCCGCTATCAGGAGACGACGCCGACCTTCGACGTGCTGCACAAGTACCCGCACGACTACAAGGTGGTGATCGTCGGCGACGCCTCGATGTCGCCTTACGAGATCACGACGGCGGGCGGCTCGGTCGAGCACTTCAACGAGGAGGCGGGCGCGGTGTGGCTTGAGCGCGTGACACGCACCTACCCCGCCTGCATCTGGCTCAACCCGGTGCCGGAGGAGCAGTGGGACTATACCTACTCGATCCGCATGGTCCGCCAGCTGATGGGGAACAGGATGTATCCGCTCACGCTCGCGGGGCTCGATAAGGCGATGCGGGAGCTGGTGCGGTAG
- a CDS encoding DMT family transporter, whose protein sequence is MSDAARIHRSMTAAEWAMLLTMSVLWGGSFFFVGIAVKELPPLTVVLLRVGLAAAMLFPMLRIFRLRFPREPRAWAAFFGMGLLNNVIPFCLIVWGQTQIASGLAAILNAATPLFTVIVAHAFTKDEKITGNRLAGVLVGLAGVVVIIGPGALRGIGSGVLAEVAVLGAALSYAFAGVFGRRFAPMGIAPMASAAGQVTASTVMLLPLALLVERPWTLPMPGATTCAAILGLAALSTALGYILYFRILATAGATNLLLVTFLIPVSAIVLGSLVLGERLSAQHFLGMALIGAGLAAIDGRLLRLIRRAPAIRRDRRAGDHARLV, encoded by the coding sequence ATGTCGGACGCCGCACGCATCCACCGCAGCATGACCGCCGCCGAGTGGGCCATGCTGCTCACCATGTCGGTGCTGTGGGGCGGCTCGTTCTTCTTTGTCGGCATCGCCGTCAAGGAATTGCCGCCGCTCACCGTCGTCTTGCTGCGCGTAGGGCTTGCGGCCGCGATGCTCTTTCCGATGCTTCGGATCTTCAGGCTGCGCTTCCCCCGCGAACCACGTGCCTGGGCCGCATTCTTCGGGATGGGGCTGCTCAACAACGTCATCCCGTTCTGCCTGATCGTCTGGGGCCAGACCCAGATTGCGTCAGGGCTCGCCGCGATCCTCAACGCCGCGACGCCCCTGTTCACCGTGATCGTCGCGCACGCCTTCACCAAGGACGAGAAAATCACGGGCAACCGGCTCGCCGGTGTGCTGGTCGGGTTGGCCGGCGTGGTGGTGATCATCGGGCCCGGCGCGCTGCGCGGCATCGGCAGCGGCGTGCTGGCCGAGGTTGCGGTGCTTGGAGCCGCGCTCTCCTATGCGTTTGCTGGCGTGTTTGGCCGGCGCTTCGCCCCCATGGGCATCGCGCCCATGGCGAGCGCGGCCGGACAGGTCACCGCCTCGACCGTCATGCTGCTGCCGCTTGCACTGCTGGTCGAGCGGCCGTGGACGCTGCCGATGCCGGGCGCCACCACATGCGCCGCGATCCTCGGCCTTGCGGCGCTCTCCACTGCGCTTGGCTACATCCTCTATTTCCGCATCCTGGCGACCGCCGGCGCAACCAACCTGCTGCTGGTCACGTTTCTCATCCCGGTGAGCGCGATCGTGCTCGGATCTCTGGTGCTGGGCGAGCGCCTGTCGGCGCAGCACTTTCTCGGCATGGCGCTGATCGGCGCGGGGCTTGCGGCGATCGACGGACGGCTGCTGCGGCTAATACGCCGAGCGCCCGCCATCCGCCGGGATCGCCGCGCCGGTGATCATGCGCGACTCGTCTGA
- a CDS encoding DUF4344 domain-containing metallopeptidase has product MKPLRIAAVVLALALPSPAAWAQVRTDQVRIVYGEPSDPRHLVIREAMRERRILETVAALLNAFRLPRELTLEVRSCDGRETAWYGNDKAVFCYEYVDLIQRFAPKVATPGGVQRADAIVGAVIDTILHEAGHGIFDLLEIPVMGREEDAADFFSIYFMLQFPPDDARRLIEGIAFNMGSEARPEVTERQAPQKFAGPHAMNAQRHYNVLCLSYGSNPVLFGGATPAGLPPWRARFCNDDWGMLRRAFTKLILPHVDEARLKDALAQARFDWSPLLTEASSVDKPPLGD; this is encoded by the coding sequence ATGAAGCCGCTTCGCATCGCTGCCGTCGTGCTCGCGCTCGCGCTGCCATCACCGGCGGCATGGGCTCAGGTGCGCACCGATCAGGTGCGCATCGTCTATGGCGAGCCGTCCGACCCAAGGCACCTCGTGATCCGCGAGGCGATGCGCGAACGCCGTATCCTCGAGACGGTCGCGGCGCTGCTCAATGCGTTCCGGTTGCCGCGCGAGCTCACCCTCGAAGTGCGCAGCTGCGATGGCCGCGAGACCGCGTGGTACGGCAACGACAAGGCGGTGTTCTGCTACGAATATGTCGACCTGATCCAGCGTTTCGCCCCGAAGGTCGCGACGCCGGGCGGCGTGCAGCGCGCCGATGCGATCGTCGGCGCCGTGATCGACACGATCCTGCACGAGGCCGGCCACGGCATCTTCGACCTGCTCGAGATCCCCGTGATGGGACGCGAGGAAGACGCGGCCGACTTCTTCTCGATCTATTTCATGCTGCAGTTTCCGCCCGACGATGCGCGGCGCCTGATCGAGGGCATCGCGTTCAACATGGGCAGCGAGGCGCGCCCGGAGGTCACCGAGCGGCAGGCGCCGCAGAAGTTCGCCGGGCCGCATGCGATGAACGCGCAGCGCCATTACAACGTGCTATGCCTCTCCTACGGCTCCAACCCGGTGCTGTTCGGCGGCGCGACGCCGGCCGGACTGCCGCCCTGGCGCGCGCGCTTTTGCAACGACGACTGGGGCATGCTGCGCCGCGCCTTCACCAAGCTGATCCTGCCGCATGTCGACGAAGCGCGGCTCAAGGACGCGCTCGCCCAGGCGCGTTTCGACTGGAGCCCGCTGCTCACCGAGGCATCGAGCGTCGACAAGCCGCCGCTCGGGGATTAG
- a CDS encoding BrnA antitoxin family protein — MADDRRRPTSTRDAAEAAFKKATTKPVDLPAPRPAIPHAKEMVSLRLDRDILDHFQAGGPGWQDRINDALRKLIGT, encoded by the coding sequence ATGGCAGACGACAGGCGCAGGCCGACGAGCACGCGCGACGCCGCGGAGGCGGCGTTCAAGAAGGCCACCACCAAGCCTGTGGACCTGCCGGCCCCGCGGCCGGCGATCCCTCACGCGAAGGAAATGGTCTCGCTGCGCCTCGACCGCGACATCCTCGACCATTTCCAGGCCGGCGGCCCGGGCTGGCAGGACCGGATCAACGACGCCTTGCGCAAGCTGATCGGGACATAG